One Acutalibacter muris DNA window includes the following coding sequences:
- a CDS encoding DNA cytosine methyltransferase has product MMKLLLGGSPCTHWSIAQSRHRETRPEGQGWELFRNYLIAKERYCPDFFLYENNKSMAPAIREQITAELGVEPIFINSALVSAQSRQRLYWTNIPGVEQPEDRGLVLRDILESGLPLREKGYTLKANYANSNAANALDSKHFPATMAAEPIRVGAIESSTGSEGQGHRVYSADGKSKTLCGNGGGAGAKTGLYTVPTGMAWRGHANADNPSSFEARPDQKANAVIV; this is encoded by the coding sequence ATGATGAAACTCCTGCTGGGCGGCTCGCCCTGCACCCACTGGAGTATCGCCCAATCGCGCCACAGAGAGACCAGGCCGGAGGGCCAGGGCTGGGAGCTGTTCCGCAACTATCTTATCGCAAAGGAGCGGTATTGTCCAGACTTTTTCCTCTATGAGAACAACAAAAGCATGGCGCCGGCTATCCGGGAGCAGATCACGGCGGAGCTGGGTGTGGAGCCGATATTCATCAACTCCGCCCTGGTGTCCGCCCAGAGCCGCCAGCGGCTTTACTGGACGAACATACCCGGAGTAGAGCAGCCCGAGGACCGTGGGCTGGTGCTGCGGGACATTTTGGAGAGCGGCCTGCCGCTCCGGGAAAAAGGGTACACACTGAAAGCCAACTATGCCAACTCTAACGCGGCCAACGCCCTGGATAGCAAGCACTTCCCCGCGACAATGGCGGCGGAGCCAATCCGAGTGGGCGCCATCGAGAGCAGCACCGGCTCAGAGGGCCAGGGCCACAGAGTGTACTCTGCGGACGGAAAGAGCAAGACCCTCTGCGGCAACGGCGGCGGTGCGGGAGCGAAAACTGGGCTTTACACAGTCCCCACCGGGATGGCATGGCGGGGCCATGCAAACGCTGATAACCCATCCTCCTTTGAGGCCCGCCCTGACCAGAAAGCTAACGCTGTCATTGTATAA
- a CDS encoding DUF6870 family protein, whose product MKRLTTDTPNGNFETILNFVYSKDGWAYIRHDGEHENVRLTDWARWQCILHGRNEVLSETPEKIDERLCDCLMDGPICSIATDAPSCPIAMAYCFASQAVHQEDNMNAITQEPLADVRNIHVDPSLPRDERIKEYLRQIKNPYCFKCGKFTVHARYTPDGPSLEECLKQVLM is encoded by the coding sequence ATGAAACGACTAACAACTGACACCCCGAACGGAAATTTTGAGACCATCCTTAACTTTGTATACAGTAAGGATGGCTGGGCTTACATACGGCATGACGGAGAGCATGAGAACGTGAGGTTGACAGATTGGGCAAGGTGGCAGTGTATACTCCATGGGCGTAACGAAGTTCTGTCAGAAACGCCGGAAAAAATTGACGAGCGGCTTTGTGACTGTTTGATGGATGGTCCAATATGTTCTATTGCAACAGATGCTCCAAGCTGCCCCATAGCAATGGCTTATTGCTTTGCAAGCCAGGCCGTGCATCAGGAGGACAATATGAACGCTATCACACAAGAGCCTCTGGCAGACGTCCGTAACATACACGTTGACCCCAGTCTGCCGAGGGACGAACGCATAAAAGAGTATTTACGTCAAATCAAAAACCCCTACTGCTTCAAATGCGGCAAATTCACCGTACACGCACGATACACGCCGGACGGCCCTTCCCTTGAGGAGTGCCTGAAGCAGGTGCTGATGTGA
- a CDS encoding recombinase family protein, with protein sequence MSEFMAAAYLRLSYTNDRTAESDSIQNQKKLIEDYIATHPEIELVSERVDDGYSGVLFDRPAFQEMMSDIMAGKVNCVIVKDLSRLGREYIETGRYLRRIFPTCGVRFISVNDNIDTANENNGDDLNISMKNLLNDTYCRDISVKTRSALLTKRRNGDYVGACPIYGYRKDPDNHNRLVIDEDAAGIVRDIYRHKIDGASAKRIAEELNRLGVLSPMAYKSSRGLPHPTGGFADVPGAKWSARAVLRILQEETYTGVLLQGKQETYNHKLKDIVQKPPEEWVRTENAHEPIISKGDFHLVQKILSLDTRTAPNGEAVYLFSGLLICGSCGGRMTRKTNTVNGKKYVYYHCPTGRKNGCTHPVMLKESDLTACVLESLQAHIRSAVSLDRLLDSISEEEIGREEIAKFKARIADNEVKLEEARQFKATLYENFIGGFIDKKDYQDLKSLYTLRARQAQEAISLLREEMERTIDNSGDRLRWIQHFKEFSNMTTLDRRAVIALIQSIRVLGKEDLQITFRYQMEYEKALERLAQAVSLAKEAV encoded by the coding sequence GTGTCCGAATTTATGGCAGCGGCCTATCTGCGGCTATCCTATACCAATGACAGGACGGCGGAAAGCGACAGTATTCAGAACCAGAAGAAGCTTATTGAGGACTATATCGCCACCCACCCGGAAATCGAGCTGGTCTCGGAGCGTGTGGACGACGGGTACAGCGGCGTTCTGTTTGACCGGCCCGCGTTCCAGGAAATGATGTCCGACATCATGGCGGGGAAGGTCAACTGCGTAATCGTGAAGGACCTCTCCCGGCTGGGCCGCGAGTATATCGAAACCGGGCGCTATCTGCGCCGGATTTTCCCCACCTGCGGGGTGCGGTTTATTTCAGTCAATGACAATATCGACACAGCAAACGAGAACAACGGCGACGACCTGAACATCAGCATGAAGAACCTGCTGAACGATACCTACTGCCGGGATATTTCCGTCAAAACCCGCAGCGCCCTGCTGACAAAGCGCCGTAACGGCGACTATGTGGGTGCCTGCCCCATCTACGGCTACCGCAAGGACCCGGATAACCACAACCGGCTGGTAATCGATGAGGACGCTGCTGGAATCGTCCGGGACATCTACCGCCACAAGATAGATGGAGCTAGTGCAAAAAGGATAGCGGAGGAGCTGAACCGGCTGGGCGTTCTTTCTCCTATGGCCTACAAAAGCAGCCGGGGCTTACCCCACCCCACCGGCGGCTTTGCGGATGTGCCCGGCGCAAAGTGGTCCGCCCGGGCTGTTCTGCGGATTTTGCAGGAGGAAACCTACACCGGCGTTCTTCTGCAAGGCAAACAGGAAACCTATAATCACAAGCTGAAAGATATTGTTCAAAAGCCCCCGGAGGAATGGGTACGCACTGAGAACGCCCATGAACCCATAATTTCAAAAGGGGATTTTCATCTGGTGCAAAAGATACTGAGCCTTGACACCCGCACTGCGCCGAACGGAGAGGCGGTCTATCTGTTCTCCGGCCTGCTGATCTGCGGTTCCTGCGGCGGGCGCATGACCCGCAAGACCAATACCGTGAACGGCAAAAAGTACGTTTACTATCACTGCCCCACCGGCAGAAAAAACGGCTGCACACACCCTGTTATGCTGAAAGAAAGCGACCTGACCGCCTGTGTGCTGGAGAGCCTGCAGGCCCATATCCGTAGTGCCGTTTCCCTGGACAGGCTGCTGGACAGCATTAGCGAGGAGGAGATCGGCCGGGAGGAGATCGCAAAGTTCAAGGCCCGGATTGCCGATAACGAGGTAAAGTTGGAGGAAGCGCGGCAGTTCAAGGCCACGCTCTATGAGAATTTCATCGGCGGCTTCATTGACAAAAAGGACTATCAGGACCTGAAAAGCCTCTACACCCTCCGTGCCCGGCAGGCGCAGGAAGCAATTTCGCTCCTGCGTGAGGAGATGGAGCGTACCATAGACAATTCCGGCGACCGCCTGCGGTGGATCCAGCATTTCAAAGAATTTTCAAACATGACCACGCTGGACCGGCGAGCGGTGATTGCACTGATCCAGTCCATCCGTGTGCTGGGAAAAGAAGATTTACAAATCACCTTCCGCTATCAGATGGAGTATGAAAAAGCGCTGGAACGGCTGGCACAGGCTGTCTCTTTGGCAAAGGAGGCGGTCTGA
- a CDS encoding recombinase family protein: MARKSRKNQSPGVKQASQVKVWRAALYIRLSVEFNGRRGDSLETQRQIMEAYIALCPDVEIAGVYTDNGTTGRTFERQAFQQMLSDVEAGKINCIVVKDLSRLGRNTIDTGYYIEKYFPLHGVRFISVNDQFDSEDSQNNGSHLIVPLKNMINEAYAADISRKVRSQQRQSMQEGQFIGGRAPYGYLKSPQDCHKLLIDPETAPVVRQIFQWAADGVAVNRIVLNLNEQDIPAPGQYKASMGIITSKKLTGGGKWQTRTLHRILTDEVYLGDMVQGKTRSVGHKQVPVDESEWVVVRGTHEPLVSRDLFARVQTGRARMAEKYTQTAKEPYSVNILRGRVFCGGCGKNLHRQRRNRDYYVYHCISNERIGEGSCTANIYMSESELFSLILTVILKKAEAVLGESLRLKQCGGKTAARKAKTDAEITELRRQTERHRELLAGLYESFVKGVLTQTEYFELKEDYSNKISGAAERVRQLRAQQSELERQLEEYTGIADKLAAVGEDTELTAQLVAKLIQRITVNGPEDVSVDFTFDSGFERVREVLADE; the protein is encoded by the coding sequence TTGGCGAGGAAAAGCAGGAAAAATCAATCCCCCGGCGTTAAGCAAGCTTCACAGGTGAAGGTCTGGCGGGCGGCGCTCTATATCCGTTTGTCCGTTGAGTTCAACGGCAGGCGGGGCGATTCCCTGGAAACCCAGCGGCAAATCATGGAAGCGTATATCGCCCTCTGCCCTGACGTCGAGATTGCCGGGGTATATACAGATAACGGCACCACGGGCCGCACCTTCGAGCGGCAGGCCTTTCAGCAAATGCTGTCCGATGTGGAGGCGGGGAAAATCAACTGCATTGTGGTTAAGGACCTTTCCCGGCTGGGCCGGAATACCATCGACACAGGCTATTATATCGAGAAGTATTTCCCCCTTCACGGGGTACGGTTTATCTCTGTCAACGACCAGTTTGACAGCGAGGATTCGCAAAACAATGGCAGTCACCTGATTGTGCCGCTGAAAAACATGATTAACGAGGCGTATGCCGCCGACATCAGCCGGAAGGTACGCTCCCAGCAGAGACAGTCCATGCAGGAGGGGCAGTTTATTGGCGGGAGAGCTCCATATGGGTATCTCAAAAGCCCGCAGGATTGTCATAAGCTGCTTATTGACCCTGAGACTGCGCCGGTTGTGCGTCAAATCTTCCAGTGGGCGGCTGATGGAGTTGCCGTAAACAGAATCGTCCTGAATCTAAACGAGCAGGACATCCCCGCTCCGGGACAATACAAGGCCAGTATGGGCATAATCACCAGCAAGAAACTAACAGGCGGCGGCAAGTGGCAAACCAGGACGCTTCATAGAATACTGACCGATGAGGTCTATCTGGGCGACATGGTGCAGGGGAAGACTCGCTCTGTCGGGCATAAGCAGGTGCCGGTTGATGAGAGCGAGTGGGTTGTGGTCCGCGGTACCCATGAACCGCTGGTAAGCCGGGATTTGTTTGCCCGGGTCCAGACCGGCCGGGCCCGGATGGCGGAGAAATATACACAAACCGCAAAAGAACCGTATAGCGTAAACATTCTGCGGGGGCGGGTGTTCTGCGGCGGCTGCGGTAAGAACCTCCATCGCCAGCGGCGCAATAGGGACTATTACGTTTATCATTGTATCTCCAATGAACGCATAGGTGAAGGCTCCTGTACCGCAAATATTTATATGAGCGAATCGGAACTGTTCAGCCTGATTCTGACCGTAATCCTAAAGAAAGCAGAGGCGGTGCTGGGTGAAAGCCTGCGGCTGAAGCAGTGCGGCGGCAAAACTGCCGCGCGGAAAGCAAAGACGGACGCAGAAATTACAGAACTGCGGCGGCAGACCGAAAGACACAGGGAACTGCTTGCCGGTTTGTATGAGAGCTTTGTGAAAGGGGTTCTCACACAGACGGAATATTTTGAGCTGAAGGAGGACTATAGTAATAAAATCAGCGGTGCGGCGGAGCGTGTCCGGCAGCTCCGGGCACAGCAATCGGAGCTTGAGCGGCAGCTGGAGGAATACACCGGCATTGCCGATAAGCTGGCGGCGGTAGGCGAGGACACGGAGCTCACCGCGCAACTGGTTGCCAAGCTGATCCAGCGGATTACCGTGAACGGCCCGGAGGATGTATCCGTTGACTTTACCTTTGACAGCGGCTTTGAACGGGTCAGGGAGGTGCTGGCAGATGAGTAG